CAGTTTGGGGAAACAGATACTCTGCTTCTCTTGGTTAATTAGTCAGTAAATAGATACAAATGTTGATGTCTAGTGCAAAATAGACAGTGTCCACGGCCTGGTCTTAATgtgcctttttaaattatttgtattgcagTCAGTAGTTTATGATGTAAGACAAAACGTGTCTAGTTTGAAATTAGTGGTAGTCTTATTTTTGGACTGCAGAAGGATTGCTTGCTTTAAATGTAGAGCAGATGCTTTCAGCTATTATTCTGTAAAAAGCACACAACAAATTTGTATAGGGATTAGTATGATAAATACCATTACAACTATATGATTAGTTCACTCAGGAAGCATACGCGTGGGCTTTATTTTGTTAGCTTGCTCCTTGATGTAAATATTGAactggttttttattttcttacaggtGCTGATAATGGAATAATTCATGTGATTTTTAAACCcattttccttgtctttgtggCAGGTATGATGCAAGTTTGCGCTCCGTACCTCCACCAGACTACGGGGTTCCTAAGCTGCATTATTTTGAGGACTGGGGAGTGGTAACCTATGGAAGTGCTTTGCCAGCTGAAATCAACaggcctttcctttccttcaagTCAGGAAAGCTGGGAGGACGTGCAATATATGATATTGTTCATAAGAACAAGTACAGAGAGTGGATCAAGGGGTGGAGGAACTTTAATGCTGGCCATGAACACCCGGACCAAAATTCCTTTACTTTTGCTCCCAATGGCATACCTTTCATAACAGAAGCTCTGTATGGGccaaaatacacttttttaaataatgtgttGATGTTTTCCCCTGCCGTGTCCAAGAGCTGCTTCTCCCCATGGGAAGGGCAGATTACAGAAGACTGTTCCTCAAAGTGGCTTAAATATAAACATGACTTGGCTGGTGACTGTCAGGGACGAGTGGTTGCCGCCATGGAGAGAAGTGGGGTGGTTTTTATCAGGGGAGAAGGAGTGGGTGCATACAATCCTAAACTGAAGCTGAGAAAATTGCAAAGAAACCTCATACTTCTCCATCCCCAGCTTCTCTTGCTAGTGGACCAAATCCATCTAGAAGATGACAGCCCCCTGGAGGCAGCGACCAGTTTCTTCCACAATGTGGATGTGCCTTTTGAAGAAACAGTTATTGATGATGTCCATGGGGCCTTTATTAGGCACCACGATGGGATATATAAGATGTACTGGATGGACGACACTGGCCACAGTGAGAAAGCAACCATCGCCTCAAGGATGTATCCCCGGGGCTACCCATACAATGGAACGAACTACGTGAATGTAACGACCCTCTTGCGGCACCCCGTCACGAGGGCCATTTATCTTTTCATGGGGCCCTTCGTTGATGTGCAGAGCTTCACCGTCCGTGGAGATTCTCCGCAGCTGGATGTTTTCGTTACCACCAGTGAGCATGCCTACACGGCGTACCTGTGGCCCGCTGAGGATGGGTCCCGCTCTCCCTTTGCACAGGTTATTGCAGACCGCCAGAAAATTGTCTTTGACCGAGCCGCTGCCATCAGGAGCTCCGCGGTGCCAGAAGTGAAGGACTACGTAGGGATTGTGGAGAGGAACCTGCAGCATTTTAAGCCTGTTTTCCAGCAGCTTGAGAAGCAGATCTTGTCTCGTGTACGCAACACGGCTAGCTTTAGGAAGACTGCTGAGCGCCTGCTGAGGTTTTCAGATAAGAGACAGACAGAGGAGGCTATTGACAGGATATTTGCAATctcacagaggcagcagcagcagcacggcagagcaaagaaaaacagaaaggtaGCCAAAGGCTACAAATTTGTCGATGCCGTTCCTGACATTTTTGCACAAATTGaggtaaatgaaagaaaagtgcGTCAAAAGGCACAGACTCAAGCACAGAAAGAGTTGCCTGTAGATGAGGACGAGGAAATGAAAGATCTTCTGGATTTTGCTGATATCACTTACGTGAAGCACAAAACTGGGGTGTCAATCAAAGGCCGATCAGGGCCCGCACAGATGGTGACGACTGCTCGAAGTAGTGCCCCATCAATATCAGCTTCTTATACCCGTCTCTTTCTAATTCTCaacattgctattttttttgtcatgttaaCAATGCAGCTCACATACTTTCAGAAGGCCAAGAGACTGCATGGCCAAAGATGTCTGTATGCAATACTTTTAGTAGACAGCTGTATATTATTGTGGCTGTATTCTTCCTGTTCTCAGTCACAATGTTAGCAGAAGACCTCTACTAGTCGACCAGTTTATGGTCATATACGTCTATGCAAAAGCATTAACCCTAATAGGGCCAAAGTCTTATCTTCTTCTTTCTGAAACATTCCAAAAACAGCTGGGGAAAGATTGGTTTCAGACCAGAAGGGATGGAAGAATAGGGCAAGCAATGAATATCTCAGAAATCTAAGTACTTAATAAGTACTCCTCCTTTGTGTTTTGAGTTGGGCCTCACATCTGAGGGAATGTTATGCTTTGTTCATCAGAGTTCAGTAATGTAAagttgtaattaattttttggtGAGAAGAGCCCTCTTAATGGATTTCTTTCTAAGGGCTTTCTTTTTATACAGAATTGGGTTTGCATTTAGTGAGTTTTCATTTCACGCTGCTATGGATGTCTCTGGACATTCTCTTAAGAAAAGGACATTCAAACACAAGTATGCAAGGCGGATCTTAGCAGTAGACTTCATTTCTCTCTGCTAAACCAAAGAACGCTTCAATATGGGACACTTCTATATAATTATTGCAGGCCCTTACATCATGTCATCTCTTCCGTGCTTTACAGTCTGGCACAGTGGGAAATGGCAATCATGTCAGTGCTTGCCAAGTGAGAGGTGCAACGCCTAGTAGGCAGTAGCAGAAGGCAAATATGGGGCTAACTCAAACTATAAAGGAACAcaattctcaggaaaaaaaaaaaaaaacaaaaccaaaaaactatCTTTCAGTCAACTGTAGACCATAGAAGGATGAATGCTGCAGGGTCTGTTCTCCTTTTTACAAGGCAGGGTTTCACAAAAGTTTTCTATAGTTCAAAGCATGTCTTAGTAGGGAAATAAAGTCCTAGATCAATGTCCTTCTATATGCAAttgtaaaaatacaaacaaaaaaccaaagtgaTCCTGTGGTAATCTCAGCAAGTGCCAGTATGGAAAAAGAGGTATTAAGGAAgtatttaatgtctttttttctgttcacatGGCTAGAAATAGAGGACAGTAAAATGGTGCGAACAGCCTGTTCTCTATAAAGCACCAGCAAGGGTTCTGCAAGCTCTTGGTGGCCCCGGGGTCAATTATTTGGGGATTAGTGGTAAATGGAATCATGCGGTTTATGACAAAAATAAGTTTGACGTCTCCACATATATCCCCTTCTGTTCATTAAACTGATTTCAAAAAATTGTAGCTATTTGAGAGGATGGAAGCTCTATGGAATTGGGGCATATCTGTATGTctttacagaaaaacaattctTCCAGTACATTtgctaaataaaaacattttaattgtttctgtggaaaagttgcttttctttttttccccaataattACAGTAATGATGTTCATCAGCACTTTGTTCAAACCACAAACCtttgtttcctcttcctcacaCCCATTTAGGTATCTGTTATCTCCATTGCTGCTGTTAAGCCTTCTGCCAGTCTTATGTGCTGAAATGCGATGAGCTTTCCTTGTCTAAACATCTTCAGTGAACAGATCAGAATATTTTCACTAGGTTCCAGCTACTGAGCCAGTTCTGAGCACTGTATTCACATACATAAGCCCTACTACAGTCTCCAATGCCTGGATTTATCGAATGAAATTTGGTACATTTAGTCTGAGCAAAGATTTAGGACCCCAGCTAATTTCTGATCCATGCATTGTCAGTGGAGAAAGAGTGCCTTCAGGCAGCTACTCAGTCCACCTAAGACCTTGAAACACCTTCAAGACATACCTTTCCATTTTCCCTAACTGCAAAAGGCATGTAGGGTGGTTAATCACCTATTTCAAATCACCCGTTTAATTGCTTAAGGTAAAGGGAGCTGAGCCTGGGGACCATTACCCAGCATAGCCCCATGTTTGTAGCGGTGCCTGCTGTAAGTATGGCAAGATCATCACAGGCTGCATATTGCTGGAAATCTCCTTATTTCTGCCTTCGTGGTGTGATGACATGAAGATATGCAGAAATAGCTGTTGGCTGATGTTCAGTTCCAAAGGCACAGTTGGTTAGTTTTTCAATATTAGGTTGTACTGTTATTGGCCATGAAACGCTGAAAAACCAAGATGCAGGTACTGTTGCAATTCAGTTGtatggcctggcacatccctCCGCTGGGAGCTGGTGCTGTAAAATTGCCCCAGGGTAATTCAGGGAGTCATTATGCCTTATAAGCAAATAGCCTGTGCTTGTGTCTCCATGTCCTCTTTGCAAACGTACAAAccttcaggaaaataaagagcTCTCCTAGCTTTTAGCCTTTATCAGGCTAATGTCACCAGTGGagttcataaaaatatttcactttatttcatGTCTATGCACGTTTACCCTGTGttaatttgcttttgctttgaacAATCAGCTATAGAAAGCCAACCTATAGCCTAGAAGGCTTTTGAGAAATACGTGCATTTCTTGGTCTGCTTCGTAGTGTGGCATCTGAATTCTAACATGGGATTTGTAGAGCTGTGAAATGAAACTGCAGAATTACAGAGAGTAGAAAGTCAGATACGGTCATGCACATTAGCCCTCATTTACACTACACTTCTCAGCACTGTTCTAGCAATGCAAAGGGAAAGAGGTGGTTGCAAGAGCTGCCCATGCTCAGCCAGGCcttaaagcagcttttaaagTAGACCAGCATTCACGTGAATAGTGTACACACAACgatggagggaagggaaatgaaatGTACCAGACTGTCCTCCTGAAAGGGAGACCAGGCCCATTTCAGCATGAAGTGGGAATCCAAGGGTTTTCCAGCCTGTGCTTGGTTTGCATCTGATACACCTTTCTGTTAAAGATTTACGAGTTACCTGCATATGGCTGTCATTACCGGACACTCTAAACTCCACTTACACAGATGTAACTTTGATTCAGCTAGGGCAACTAATGTTTGCTTCAACTAGTGATGAAGCTGTAATTGTGCTGAGTGTATTTCGGATATGAAAAGAATCTTGTATACTTTCTTATTCTTTTCAAGCCAGAGCCTTTAAAAAGTCCCATCTCCAATGGTTGTGTAAGTTTTGATTCCAATCTTCTTGTCCCTCATTCCTTATcaaaaatcataattttttaatgtaatttgaagcaaatgaaagaacagATGGTTCCATGCCATCGGCACCCAGAAGCTCGGCCTGTTGGATAGAAGCATCTGTGTCACTATGAAGAAACAGTTCAAGCCCTCAGATAGCAGCGTACACTATAAAATCTGAGTTGCCCTTGCATTACTAGGAAGTGTGGTGAGGAAGAGCAGGTAGGTGGGATCAGCCCAGATAGCCCTACTGGCTGGTGGGAGGGCTGGAGATGGCTGGTGTTCCGCATCACTTGCTGACACAAGAGAGGATGTTGTCCTCACCTTTGCATCCATCTGAAACGCAAAAGAGAAGCAGTCTCAGTGAGCTCTGTCCATGGCAGAGGCACTCAGCACTAGTTTCATCTGGAGTGGGTGTACTGAACAACTTTGAAATGTCACTGTATGGTATCCAGTGGCAAAGTTATCTTTCACTCCTTATTTTAAATGGAGTCACAACACTGAAGTGTTTCTGGCACATGCCTCTGCTCCTATTCttattctgcttctttttggtttctaaaaacattaattttctgcATCTCTGCCCACAGGAAAAGGTAGCTATCCTACAACTGGGTGTATGTGGATGGATTCCTGTATTCATGAGAGACCCCGCTGACTTCATTCAACCTCTCTTCAATAGCTgatatgcatgcatgcatgcttCATTTCAGGCCTGCAGTCTAAATTAGCATAAAGTTAGTTCAGTGTATTGTGAACAAAGTGAATGGGAATTCAGCCTACAGGTAGTGGTGTGTATGTTGAAGGTGGAATCTGgttcttagattttttttaaatgatttttttgaGTCCAGCTAAAAATTGGCTATGTTATATACACCATTGTGACTGAAGGAAGCAACTGTAATGGAGCACATTACCTCATTTCTTAAAACTTGTAAGATCAAAGCCTATTCTGAAGGATTATATGTCAGAAATACATCAGATTCTTCTGTTGGTTTATGTATTTTCCACtgaagaaaagttttttcttagtgtttgaaagaaaatagtgTTTGGAAAATAGCTGTATTTCTGCACTGGGACATTACATTCACATTTATTTGGTCTGCAAGTCTTAGTTGGGATCAAACATACTTTTGCCTAACTTCAGTCCCTTTGCTCTGGCTACTCTGTTAAAATTCAGTAGGGTAACTTCAAGCTGGTAAGTCAGACTCAGCTAACGAAGCCAAGatgttattttctgtccttccttgGCAGTTGACTCCAGGagcatgctgcagcaggaggcctATGAGATCCAATGAGATCCAGTGCTGGATATGTCCATGCTGTCATCAGTACACAGACTGTTTTCTGAACGAGCTCAATCTTGAAACAAATACTGTCAAAGCACTTCAAAGGAAGAGCCCAGGACCCTTTCAAGGAAGGAACATAGCTGTTGTCCATTTGAGGCAGGCAGGAGAACTGGGCCCAACTACACAATATATAAAGGAATTCTAAAAAATAGTCTGAAAAACAGGATTATCATTGGGTCTTCCTCAAAGCTGGTATCAGTCTTTGTCCTTATAGTAACTAATACAGATGGGTGACTGCTTTAAATTCATGCTTCCCTTGGGTGCTACTCCACACTGCATAGTGGCTGCAGCCATTTAAGTCAACCGGAAAACTAAAATTTCACGAGAATTtggatttctttcttcagtgagACTGAACATGACTGCTGTAGCCATGAGATACTAAGGAGCGCATGACTTCATATATACAAGGCCATATCCTCTCTGCTTTAAttcatattaataaaaatagcaagagAGCAATGTAAATCATGCATTGTGGTAATGATGTTCTTGTGGTAATGGAATTATATAGTTAAATCCCACCGATTTGTTCTCAGCCAAATtccaaaaggcagaaaaaagcgGGAGGAGAGGTGCTGTTGGCATGCCTTTATAAGTCCATGCTCTCCACAAGAATGCCTGCAACACTACCATAGTTACAGTGTGAATCCTCATTATATTGAAAGACAAAGAGTGGAACCCTAACAGTCCCCCTGGGCCTCAGTGATGCTGTGAAAGCTGTGTTCTTCTCATCTGTTCTCAGGTAAGCTTTAACTTGTGGGTGTAAGGTGAGCTGGGACTTCAGAGCTCTTCAGCTCAGCATCTAGCTCTGGGCTGCCCAACATACAGCCCCATCCATCTGGGCTGCAGTTATTCACCagtcacagaaaggaaaagaactgtGGGGTCCCCTAAGAAAGATAGCCATGAGGAATGGGCTGTGAGCACCCTTTGGCTGGTAGCCTGCTCTGTGTATGAGAGGCCCTTGGGGAAGACATCAGTCGGCGGGGTCTCTGTGACTTGTCATGGTGGTGACAACCCACTCCCAGCTTCCTTTTCTAAGAACCTCTGATAcatgggcaggcagcagcataCTGATGGTCACGTGCACAGCATACACACAGAAAGGCTGGCATGTGTCAAGGATACTATGCATGAGCTGTATCATATTCAGTCATTTGACAGGACAGGATCCAGAACGTATGTCCTTCATGACACACACAGTGTATCCCACTGCAACAGTAAAGTTGGGCATTGCCGCCTAAGGAAGGGGCACTTGCTTTTTCCTCATCCATAAGCCTGCTATAGGCAATGAGCTGTGGCACACCATATGCCTCTATGAGGAAAGAAGCTTTGCCTTGTTACCCTCTTTGCCATTTTATCCCAGTGTATCTAGCATTCCTTCAGCTGAACAGAGTGTATAGCACTTCCCCCAGATGCTACCTTTCCTGCCAGGTTCTTCAGtctgataaaagaaaacagcattcatAGCATTTATGATGATTTTCCAGAAGTTTAGGGGCTCAGAAAAATTGCTTAGCATTTGAAATGTGCTGTTGTGTAAGATATTTAGCATGGTATTGTGGCCTTTTCCCCCTCTGACTTGGGCCCAAAACCGCCAGTGATTTTACTGGTTTCACTCCTAACTGACCCCAGGACAATCAAGAGGAAAGCTGTCCCCCTCGAATCCCCAGGGCTGTGCTACCATGAACAATAATCCATAGCAAAAGGGTCTATGAATTTATGACTTTCCCCAAAACATTAACATAACATTATATTTCACCAGTAAGCACTTCCACTCCAAATGTTACATACTCAGTCTAGCTGAGTATGTACATACCTACCACCAGTTGGAAGGCAATTTTCAAGGAGGTGGAATGATTCTAAAACCATGTGTATAAAGTCCCTGGTTTTCCACATTGCCTTCATAAATGTTATAAAGCAGGAAGCTAGGAATGCCAGGAAAGATGGGCCTGTTGGCTCTGCCCACAGGAAATGCCGATGAAGAAAACTTGAGGAGGATGGAGCATGGAAAGTTCCCTTGACTGCCACACTGCAGTCAGAGTAAGTTACATGAATTCAGCCTGTGGCAAAAGAAAGTAGGAGATAAGcatatgcatttctttttctccgTAAGGAACAGGTCTATCCTTAGGATGAGCAGGTGAAATCTTCAGGACGTGCTAAGGAAGGCCAAGTTTCTTCATGACCTAGTAAAGATGCTAAAGAAGTTATAGTAGATCTTGGCTGATAAATATAGTCTAGAACTATATTGACTTCTCTCATGCTTGTCCTTTTTTATATGGCATAACCCTTATTTTGATCACATAAAGTAATAATATTCTGTCATTTATTGTTTGCCAGGTAATGAAGGTGACTGTGATTGACCCATTGGCAATGATGAGATCCCATTTCCCCACTGAGTAATGAACAGTATACTCAGTATACAGATTAGCCTTAAAACGCCATATATCTTACTCTGCCTCAGAGGGCCCAAGGCTCTGTAGGACACTCCTCCAAGAAGCTGTGTGGAGGATCTGGCTCAGAGCAGAAGTGGTAAACTCTGGTAAAACCCAATCTTGTATCCCTCCTGAAGTTCCCTCTGGTGGACCCAACTGCAGATTGTTAGTGGTGGGAAAATGGGCAGAGGAGCAGAGTCCCTGGGAGGGCACTTAAATAACTCTGCCTTTATGTAAGAGGAATATAGAAGATGTTCAATAATGCTATAAAATACTTAAAGCTGCAGATGTCTTGCAAATAAAATGGCAATGATGATGGAGTATTTGACCATTACAGAATAAATGAGGGCAGACCAGAGACTTGGAAAGTTACTGCTAACATAAAATATAGGCAACTGGGAATGTTTTCTCCTTATGTCCCATCTatcattctttccttttgaatCATAtcttcctgtaaaaaaaaaaaaaaaaaagaaaaaagaaacaaagatcaTCTCTGCCAGTTACAATGTCACAAATTCTCCTAAATGGCAGGACAGGCTGACAGCAGGACTAGCTGCGTATGAAAGATATGCACTAAAAGCGCACACACAAGTGCTGTTGAGTGTAGCAGAGTTCAGCCTTTAATACCAGCCAGACGCAGCTACCATAGAGTCTGACACAGGTCATACTTTTGTGGTAAGCTGAAACAACTTGAGTATTCTGCAGTTAAGGAATGAGATTGATAAGAAAAACT
This Phalacrocorax aristotelis chromosome 3, bGulAri2.1, whole genome shotgun sequence DNA region includes the following protein-coding sequences:
- the DSE gene encoding dermatan-sulfate epimerase isoform X1, encoding MRTHTRGAPSVFFIHAVCFAVAYGAREDPDAMVPFVNANYDSYPMLYFSKGDVEALRLQAATTHQHIAARLTEAVQTMLLNPQEYLPPWDPKEFSSRWNEIYGNNLGALAMFCVLYPENIEAISMAMDYMERMAAQPSWLVKDAPWDEVPLAHSLVGFATAYDFLYSYLSKIQQERFLEVIANASGYMYETSYRRGWGFQYLHNHQPTNCVALLAGSLVLMNQGYLQEAYLWTKQVLAIMEKSVVLLQEVTDGSLYEGVAYGSYTTRSLFQYMFLVQRHFDINHFSHPWLKQHFAFMYRTVLPGFQRTVAIADSNYNWFYGPESQLVFLDKFVMRNGSGNWLAEQIRRNRVVEGPGTPSKGQRWCTLHTEFLWYDASLRSVPPPDYGVPKLHYFEDWGVVTYGSALPAEINRPFLSFKSGKLGGRAIYDIVHKNKYREWIKGWRNFNAGHEHPDQNSFTFAPNGIPFITEALYGPKYTFLNNVLMFSPAVSKSCFSPWEGQITEDCSSKWLKYKHDLAGDCQGRVVAAMERSGVVFIRGEGVGAYNPKLKLRKLQRNLILLHPQLLLLVDQIHLEDDSPLEAATSFFHNVDVPFEETVIDDVHGAFIRHHDGIYKMYWMDDTGHSEKATIASRMYPRGYPYNGTNYVNVTTLLRHPVTRAIYLFMGPFVDVQSFTVRGDSPQLDVFVTTSEHAYTAYLWPAEDGSRSPFAQVIADRQKIVFDRAAAIRSSAVPEVKDYVGIVERNLQHFKPVFQQLEKQILSRVRNTASFRKTAERLLRFSDKRQTEEAIDRIFAISQRQQQQHGRAKKNRKVAKGYKFVDAVPDIFAQIEVNERKVRQKAQTQAQKELPVDEDEEMKDLLDFADITYVKHKTGVSIKGRSGPAQMVTTARSSAPSISASYTRLFLILNIAIFFVMLTMQLTYFQKAKRLHGQRCLYAILLVDSCILLWLYSSCSQSQC
- the DSE gene encoding dermatan-sulfate epimerase isoform X3, with amino-acid sequence MYETSYRRGWGFQYLHNHQPTNCVALLAGSLVLMNQGYLQEAYLWTKQVLAIMEKSVVLLQEVTDGSLYEGVAYGSYTTRSLFQYMFLVQRHFDINHFSHPWLKQHFAFMYRTVLPGFQRTVAIADSNYNWFYGPESQLVFLDKFVMRNGSGNWLAEQIRRNRVVEGPGTPSKGQRWCTLHTEFLWYDASLRSVPPPDYGVPKLHYFEDWGVVTYGSALPAEINRPFLSFKSGKLGGRAIYDIVHKNKYREWIKGWRNFNAGHEHPDQNSFTFAPNGIPFITEALYGPKYTFLNNVLMFSPAVSKSCFSPWEGQITEDCSSKWLKYKHDLAGDCQGRVVAAMERSGVVFIRGEGVGAYNPKLKLRKLQRNLILLHPQLLLLVDQIHLEDDSPLEAATSFFHNVDVPFEETVIDDVHGAFIRHHDGIYKMYWMDDTGHSEKATIASRMYPRGYPYNGTNYVNVTTLLRHPVTRAIYLFMGPFVDVQSFTVRGDSPQLDVFVTTSEHAYTAYLWPAEDGSRSPFAQVIADRQKIVFDRAAAIRSSAVPEVKDYVGIVERNLQHFKPVFQQLEKQILSRVRNTASFRKTAERLLRFSDKRQTEEAIDRIFAISQRQQQQHGRAKKNRKVAKGYKFVDAVPDIFAQIEVNERKVRQKAQTQAQKELPVDEDEEMKDLLDFADITYVKHKTGVSIKGRSGPAQMVTTARSSAPSISASYTRLFLILNIAIFFVMLTMQLTYFQKAKRLHGQRCLYAILLVDSCILLWLYSSCSQSQC
- the DSE gene encoding dermatan-sulfate epimerase isoform X4; this encodes MEKSVVLLQEVTDGSLYEGVAYGSYTTRSLFQYMFLVQRHFDINHFSHPWLKQHFAFMYRTVLPGFQRTVAIADSNYNWFYGPESQLVFLDKFVMRNGSGNWLAEQIRRNRVVEGPGTPSKGQRWCTLHTEFLWYDASLRSVPPPDYGVPKLHYFEDWGVVTYGSALPAEINRPFLSFKSGKLGGRAIYDIVHKNKYREWIKGWRNFNAGHEHPDQNSFTFAPNGIPFITEALYGPKYTFLNNVLMFSPAVSKSCFSPWEGQITEDCSSKWLKYKHDLAGDCQGRVVAAMERSGVVFIRGEGVGAYNPKLKLRKLQRNLILLHPQLLLLVDQIHLEDDSPLEAATSFFHNVDVPFEETVIDDVHGAFIRHHDGIYKMYWMDDTGHSEKATIASRMYPRGYPYNGTNYVNVTTLLRHPVTRAIYLFMGPFVDVQSFTVRGDSPQLDVFVTTSEHAYTAYLWPAEDGSRSPFAQVIADRQKIVFDRAAAIRSSAVPEVKDYVGIVERNLQHFKPVFQQLEKQILSRVRNTASFRKTAERLLRFSDKRQTEEAIDRIFAISQRQQQQHGRAKKNRKVAKGYKFVDAVPDIFAQIEVNERKVRQKAQTQAQKELPVDEDEEMKDLLDFADITYVKHKTGVSIKGRSGPAQMVTTARSSAPSISASYTRLFLILNIAIFFVMLTMQLTYFQKAKRLHGQRCLYAILLVDSCILLWLYSSCSQSQC
- the DSE gene encoding dermatan-sulfate epimerase isoform X5; translated protein: MGLPVPPQPPAYQLCGPAGWKPGSDESRYDASLRSVPPPDYGVPKLHYFEDWGVVTYGSALPAEINRPFLSFKSGKLGGRAIYDIVHKNKYREWIKGWRNFNAGHEHPDQNSFTFAPNGIPFITEALYGPKYTFLNNVLMFSPAVSKSCFSPWEGQITEDCSSKWLKYKHDLAGDCQGRVVAAMERSGVVFIRGEGVGAYNPKLKLRKLQRNLILLHPQLLLLVDQIHLEDDSPLEAATSFFHNVDVPFEETVIDDVHGAFIRHHDGIYKMYWMDDTGHSEKATIASRMYPRGYPYNGTNYVNVTTLLRHPVTRAIYLFMGPFVDVQSFTVRGDSPQLDVFVTTSEHAYTAYLWPAEDGSRSPFAQVIADRQKIVFDRAAAIRSSAVPEVKDYVGIVERNLQHFKPVFQQLEKQILSRVRNTASFRKTAERLLRFSDKRQTEEAIDRIFAISQRQQQQHGRAKKNRKVAKGYKFVDAVPDIFAQIEVNERKVRQKAQTQAQKELPVDEDEEMKDLLDFADITYVKHKTGVSIKGRSGPAQMVTTARSSAPSISASYTRLFLILNIAIFFVMLTMQLTYFQKAKRLHGQRCLYAILLVDSCILLWLYSSCSQSQC
- the DSE gene encoding dermatan-sulfate epimerase isoform X2; translation: MRKGLVKSKTKNALEIRIHNIADQRLVKDAPWDEVPLAHSLVGFATAYDFLYSYLSKIQQERFLEVIANASGYMYETSYRRGWGFQYLHNHQPTNCVALLAGSLVLMNQGYLQEAYLWTKQVLAIMEKSVVLLQEVTDGSLYEGVAYGSYTTRSLFQYMFLVQRHFDINHFSHPWLKQHFAFMYRTVLPGFQRTVAIADSNYNWFYGPESQLVFLDKFVMRNGSGNWLAEQIRRNRVVEGPGTPSKGQRWCTLHTEFLWYDASLRSVPPPDYGVPKLHYFEDWGVVTYGSALPAEINRPFLSFKSGKLGGRAIYDIVHKNKYREWIKGWRNFNAGHEHPDQNSFTFAPNGIPFITEALYGPKYTFLNNVLMFSPAVSKSCFSPWEGQITEDCSSKWLKYKHDLAGDCQGRVVAAMERSGVVFIRGEGVGAYNPKLKLRKLQRNLILLHPQLLLLVDQIHLEDDSPLEAATSFFHNVDVPFEETVIDDVHGAFIRHHDGIYKMYWMDDTGHSEKATIASRMYPRGYPYNGTNYVNVTTLLRHPVTRAIYLFMGPFVDVQSFTVRGDSPQLDVFVTTSEHAYTAYLWPAEDGSRSPFAQVIADRQKIVFDRAAAIRSSAVPEVKDYVGIVERNLQHFKPVFQQLEKQILSRVRNTASFRKTAERLLRFSDKRQTEEAIDRIFAISQRQQQQHGRAKKNRKVAKGYKFVDAVPDIFAQIEVNERKVRQKAQTQAQKELPVDEDEEMKDLLDFADITYVKHKTGVSIKGRSGPAQMVTTARSSAPSISASYTRLFLILNIAIFFVMLTMQLTYFQKAKRLHGQRCLYAILLVDSCILLWLYSSCSQSQC